From Rutidosis leptorrhynchoides isolate AG116_Rl617_1_P2 unplaced genomic scaffold, CSIRO_AGI_Rlap_v1 contig623, whole genome shotgun sequence, a single genomic window includes:
- the LOC139884928 gene encoding uncharacterized protein — MCVFAGIEREAVELRLIYVYAVDNGDNRCIVINDDSTLSLMYEHQSWSRDLFISHLPIHNSGGTSSPNAGGESSSRPRGRRGYGPSDEDYIVPRVADYHVFSIMDGPDEITNRRMPACPDLYNGDPSTIKLGTHFSNKEELQGAIAIWSTRRGAEHRTTLSDRTRWAAECINRPNRRTNAPFNGTVCNWRIRASYKVEYRTWQITVWCDGHNCDGTNNERDDRNISQNHVAYVITSKIRERPNYPIKSIIDDCEAVFGCRIGRKKAWDGKRVALNKVYGDWETNFRQLPSYMRVLEQCNDGTKVQWKFKKEDGVVNSRRKIFRYVFWHFGATKRTFEHSHPVITVDATHLKGAYKGKAIVALVKTANQRVVPVAYAVIDEESTHSWYWFLKYLKIYVLQESFTCIISDRHSGILSAIVKMDTKFPNWGVHRYCMEHVRANMIASVPKKKGLYGLCWAVSTALDQEQYTKAWTDLIQTSPQAASYLQRIPFEKWTMFHDGFYRWGITTSNDAESYNNVLRGDRFLPIRALVQATHAKAMAIFTDEIAKINRFRYPLAEKPFRTFQDNKMRARRYDVSLYPNCPDRMFRVVSPSLRMGVRGKKHTVHFDMGSCTCLQWDTYRIPCSHAMAVGKALGVRRLDLVHSCHTWDLAFVV; from the exons ATGTGTGTTTTTGCCGGAATTGAAAGAGAGGCGGTGGAATTGAGGCTAATCTACGTATACGCCGTTGATAATGGTGATAACCGTTGTATCGTCattaatgatgattccacattgtcATTGATGTATGAACATCAATCTTGGAGTCGGGACTTGTTCATAAGTCACCTCCCGATTCATAATTCGGGTGGAACATCCAGTCCCAATGCTGGGGGGGAGTCGAGTAGTAGGCCTCGCGGACGGCGGGGATACGGGCCCTCCGACGAGGATTACATTGTTCCTCGCGTCGCGGATTATCACGTCTTCAGCATTATGGATGGACCTGATGAGATAACAAACCGCCGAATGCCTGCTTGTCCAGATTTATACAATGGTGACCCTAGCACCATAAAGCTGGGAACACATTTTTCGAACAAGGAAGAACTTCAGGGTGCGATAGCCATTTGGTCAACTAGGCGTGGAGCAGAGCATCGCACTACGTTATCAGATAGGACGAGATGGGCGGCGGAATGTATAAATCGTCCGAACAGACGTACTAACGCACCGTTCAATGGTACTGTATGTAACTGGAGGATCCGTGCTTCTTATAAGGTAGAATATCGTACTTGGCAAATTACAGTGTGGTGCGACGGGCATAATTGCGACGGTACAAACAACGAACGGGATGACCGTAATATATCGCAGAATCATGTTGCCTACGTCATAACTTCGAAGATTCGCGAACGCCCAAATTACCCAATCAAATCCATCATCGATGATTGCGAAGCAGTATtcggctgtagaattggccggaaaAAAGCTTGGGACGGCAAGCGGGTTGCTCTGAATAAGGTATACGGAGATTGGGAAACGAATTTTCGTCAACTGCCCAGCTACATGCGTGTTTTAGAACAGTGCAATGACGGGACGAAAGTCCAGTGGAAGTTTAAGAAAGAAGACGGTGTCGTAAATAGCCGAAGGAAGATTTTCAG ATACGTATTTTGGCATTTCGGTGCCACCAAACGGACATTTGAGCACAGTCACCCTGTGATTACCGTCGACGCAACGCATCTTAAAGGGGCGTACAAGGGTAAGGCGATCGTCGCGCTGGTGAAGACTGCTAACCAAAGAGTCGTGCCAGTCGCATATGCCGTAATAGACGAAGAGTCGACCCACAGCTGGTACTGGTTCttgaaatatttaaaaatatacgtTTTGCAAGAATCGTTTACTTGCATAATCTCCGATCGTCATTCTGGCATCCTCTCTGCTATCGTTAAGATGGATACAAAATTTCCGAACTGGGGAGTTCACAG GTACTGCATGGAGCACGTTCGTGCCAATATGATTGCAAGCGTCCCGAAGAAGAAAGGGTTATATGGGTTATGTTGGGCCGTTTCAACGGCTTTGGATCAGGAACAATATACGAAGGCTTGGACAGATTTAATACAAACGAGTCCTCAAGCAGCTTCATACCTTCAACGTATTCCCTTTGAGAAATGGACAATGTTTCATGACGGATTCTACCGATGGGGCATCACTACCTCAAACGACGCAGAGAGTTACAATAACGTTCTCAGAGGAGATCGATTCTTGCCAATAAGGGCGTTAGTTCAGGCGACTCACGCAAAAGCGATGGCCATTTTTACGGACGAGATTGCAAAAATCAATAGGTTTAGATATCCTCTTGCAGAGAAACCGTTCCGGACATTCCAAGATAACAAAATGAGGGCCAGGCGGTACGATGTATCCTTATATCCAAACTGTCCCGACCGTATGTTCCGTGTGGTATCTCCGTCGTTGCGCATGGGAGTTCGGGGCAAAAAACACACTGTACATTTCGACATGGGTTCTTGCACATGTTTACAGTGGGACACTTACAGGATTCCTTGCTCTCACGCAATGGCCGTTGGTAAGGCACTTGGCGTTCGTCGTTTAGACCTAGTTCACAGTTGCCACACGTGGGACTTGGCGTTCGTCGTTTAG
- the LOC139884923 gene encoding wound-induced protein 1-like produces the protein MILKNNNHVQDEEERNEKVVRDLYEALISKDVEMAQRLLARDLEWWFHGPPMHQRYLMALLTSGNDDDCFVFVPEIQSIASFGSLVIVEGFEKQHSVWWVHAWTVDENGIITGIKEYLNTSVTVTQLMTNKYCHSVWQSMLSDNNSVPGLVLAL, from the coding sequence ATGATTTTGAAGAATAACAACCATGTTCAAGACGAGGAAGAAAGGAATGAAAAGGTCGTGAGAGATCTTTACGAAGCATTGATATCAAAAGACGTGGAAATGGCGCAAAGGTTATTAGCTAGAGACCTTGAATGGTGGTTCCATGGGCCTCCGATGCACCAAAGATATTTGATGGCATTACTCACCAGCGGAAATGATGATGATTGCTTTGTCTTCGTCCCTGAGATCCAATCGATAGCTTCCTTCGGTTCGCTGGTTATCGTTGAAGGGTTTGAGAAACAGCATTCTGTTTGGTGGGTGCATGCATGGACAGTGGACGAGAATGGGATCATAACTGGAATCAAAGAATATCTCAATACTTCTGTCACCGTCACTCAACTAATGACTAATAAATATTGCCATAGTGTTTGGCAGAGTATGCTCTCTGATAACAATTCTGTACCTGGCCTTGTTTTAGCACTCTAG
- the LOC139884922 gene encoding serine/threonine-protein phosphatase 7 long form homolog has product MPDRDPFLPSSPSQQSSFSLKNPAISPRNPASFSYIPAISSLHGDILISRFDLIYRVEFSVRSVWVRFIGPKNRSDIFGFGFLVRFMGSVYRFGLSVLFIGSIMAERSSWMPQGPREDDLLWYQPQHRSLHIYASDEQCERPLFIRRADAFFWKTMREEIYRIPRVIRYIEEMGFGLVSTIGYMEYDHHLLTALAERWRPETHSFHLCIGEATITLEDVEVLLGLRTDGDAVTGRESYPSDGDMPGYLERLLGFVPERDSRTTIRLSSIKDHLIRHRRRVQISEEEALQRARCHVAILLAGCFFPDKSQNKIDLFLLQLLEDPKRCASLSWGSAVLAYTYRALCHASRSGETSANICGLLVQSWAWSRIRKVKPRFGPGYVEPQGAPFAARWSRPLSRTTVTSHVLLAYRDQLSLMTPSQFEWTPYSQHMASLPDGCRQGVNIWRSRTALHFYYVVEAHYPDRVMRQFGCTQFIPPAPLQSADLERLHRQMRSGHPKNWARHHADYVEQWEARARSLVWGITTDEPTTDVDYMPWYLAKTVKFVQDPGHQPPPAGYHGQTDALHALSVELRQL; this is encoded by the exons ATGCCAGATCGGGATCCCTTTCTTCCTTCTTCTCCGTCGCAACAAAgttctttctctctcaaaaatccggCGATTTCACCACGCAATCCGGCGAGTTTCTCATATATTCCGGCGATTTCATCACTACACGGAGATATACTTATATCgag GTTCGATTTGATTTATCGGGTAGAATTTTCGGTTCGATCTGTGTGGGTTCGGTTTATCGGTCCGAAAAATCGATCCGATATTTTTGGGTTCGGTTTTTTGGTTCGATTTATGGGTTCGGTTTATCGGTTCGGTTTGTCGGTTTTGTTTATCGGTTCG ATTATGGCTGAGAGATCTTCATGGATGCCCCAGGGACCTAGGGAAGATGATCTACTATGGTACCAGCCGCAGCATAGATCTCTGCATATCTATGCATCCGACGAGCAGTGCGAGAGGCCGCTATTTATACGGCGTGCGGATGCATTTTTTTGGAAGACTATGAGGGAAGAGATCTACCGCATACCTCGGGTGATCCGATATATAGAGGAGATGGGTTTCGGTTTAGTTTCGACGATCGGTTATATGGAGTATGACCATCATCTCCTGACCGCACTTGCGGAGCGTTGGAGGCCGGAAACTCACAGTTTCCATCTATGCATCGGCGAGGCCACCATCACGCTGGAGGATGTTGAGGTTTTACTGGGTCTACGTACCGATGGTGACGCTGTTACTGGCAGAGAGTCGTATCCCAGCGACGGCGACATGCCCGGCTACCTTGAGAGGCTTTTGGGGTTTGTTCCGGAGAGGGATAGTAGGACCACGATTAGACTTTCGAGCATTAAGGACCACCTGATCCGCCACAGGAGACGCGTACAGATTTCAGAGGAGGAGGCCCTACAGAGGGCGCGATGTCATGTCGCGATCTTGTTGGCTGGCTGCTTTTTCCCGGATAAGAGCCAGAACAAGATTGATCTATTCCTGCTGCAGCTGCTGGAGGATCCGAAGCGTTGCGCTTCTTTGAGTTGGGGCAGCGCGGTTCTGGCTTATACATATCGCGCTTTGTGCCACGCATCTCGCTCAGGAGAGACTTCCGCGAACATTTGCGGTCTGCTTGTGCAGTCGTGGGCATGGTCCAGGATACGGAAGGTTAAACCGAGATTTGGTCCAGGGTATGTGGAGCCACAGGGCGCCCCCTTCGCCGCACG GTGGAGTAGACCGTTGTCCAGGACCACGGTTACCAGTCATGTCCTCCTCGCATATAGGGATCAGCTCTCCTTGATGACTCCGTCCCAG TTCGAGTGGACGCCATACTCTCAGCACATGGCGTCTCTACCGGATGGATGTCGTCAGGGTGTGAACATTTGGAGGTCCAGGACAGCCCTTCACTTCTATTACGTCGTCGAGGCTCACTACCCCGATAGGGTTATGCGACAGTTTGGTTGCACCCAGTTCATTCCTCCCGCGCCCCTTCAGTCGGCCGACTTAGAGAGATTGCACAGACAGATGCGGTCAGGTCACCCGAAGAATTGGGCGCGACACCATGCAGATTACGTAGAGCAGTGGGAAGCTCGAGCCCGTAGTTTGGTTTGGGGTATCACCACAGATGAGCCGACGACGGACGTCGATTATATGCCATGGTATTTGGCGAAGACGGTGAAGTTCGTACAGGATCCTGGTCATCAGCCTCCACCTGCAGGTTACCACGGCCAGACCGATGCGTTGCACGCCCTG AGCGTAGAGTTGAGGCAACTGTGA